A stretch of the Vitis vinifera cultivar Pinot Noir 40024 chromosome 16, ASM3070453v1 genome encodes the following:
- the LOC100260796 gene encoding low-temperature-induced 65 kDa protein isoform X4 — MDYPQTGHPHGHHYEEDPHSVGLHSATEGEDHHEKKSVLKKVKDKAKKIKDTITKHGHGQHHDEHGQEFDEEDDEDEEMAEEQGGQKLYAGQSGPTLERTTAMKEDPLVPKDATTTPFPSQTPGKEDTSRQYGDNLGRPTAMEDHPYAPDNTPQTFSVEPYSTTRLDEHPKEGNPEKSRVNLGASMGLEENPHAPKDRPEAVDPPNYQTKVADPTGDGGEEVVIAPIISSFDKISVQDKPEQPFATRTGSHDQFSPEPLPAETKTTEDPQDTNNAEKPSNEKTYTEKISTAAISAKNTVASKLGYGGTDKGEETHEGGDQTAKKTSSVTEYGKKIANTLTETLSPVYGKVAEAGSAVKSKVQGTGSEREGPKEHDKGSEPEGCRAPDNVVSMKAYLAEKLKPSDEDRALSEVISDALQKRKQEPELETKSKPMGKVTESEEVARRLGTENKPSGEASDSGDVKFDSSSNVNSGSGVVDKLRGAVSSWLGKGGDSQTRPQPIAGNEGFSTSGNGGERQGNDVAKDKRT; from the exons ATGGATTATCCCCAAACAGGACATCCTCATGGCCATCATTACGAGGAAGACCCCCACAGCGTTGGGCTACATTCTG CGACGGAAGGTGAGGATCACCATGAGAAGAAGTCGGTTCTGAAGAAGGTGAAGGACAAGGCCAAGAAGATAAAGGACACCATTACAAAGCATGGCCATGGCCAGCATCACGATGAACATGGTCAGGAGTTTGATGAAGAGGATGATGAGGATGAAGAAATGGCGGAAGAACAGGGTGGACAGA AATTGTATGCAGGGCAAAGTGGGCCAACTTTGGAAAGAACAACAGCCATGAAAGAGGACCCTCTTGTTCCAAAAGACGCGACAACTACTCCATTTCCAAGCCAGACTCCTGGGAAAGAGGACACTTCAAGGCAGTATGGGGACAATCTGGGAAGGCCAACGGCAATGGAGGATCACCCTTATGCCCCGGATAACACACCCCAAACCTTTTCTGTTGAGCCATATTCAACTACAAGGCTTGATGAGCATCCGAAAGAGGGAAACCCGGAGAAATCTAGAGTCAATTTAGGAGCATCAATGGGTTTAGAGGAGAATCCTCACGCGCCGAAGGATAGGCCAGAAGCAGTTGATCCTCCCAACTATCAGACCAAGGTCGCTGATCCAACTGGTGATG GTGGTGAAGAAGTGGTAATCGCTCCCATTATTAGTTCTTTTGACAAAATAAGTGTACAGGATAAGCCAGAACAACCGTTTGCTACTAGGACAGGAAGCCATGACCAGTTCTCTCCAGAGCCACTTCCCGCCGAGACCAAAACCACAGAAGATCCCCAGGATACCAACAATGCTGAGAAGCCATCCAACGAGAAAACATACACCGAAAAGATCTCAACTGCAGCAATATCTGCAAAGAACACTGTAGCTTCAAAGCTTGGATATGGAGGGACCGACAAAGGAGAGGAAACGCATGAAGGAGGCGACCAAACTGCTAAAAAAACTTCCTCCGTAACTGAATATGGTAAGAAAATTGCAAACACATTGACTGAAACGCTTTCGCCTGTGTATGGGAAGGTGGCAGAAGCAGGAAGTGCAGTGAAGTCCAAGGTGCAAGGCACTGGTTCGGAAAGAGAAGGGCCTAAAGAGCATGACAAGGGTTCTGAACCGGAGGGCTGCAGAGCACCAGATAATGTAGTCTCAATGAAGGCCTATTTGGCTGAGAAGTTGAAGCCCAGCGATGAAGACAGGGCCCTTTCTGAGGTTATTTCGGATGCGTTGCAGAAGAGGAAGCAAGAGCCTGAGCTTGAGACTAAGTCTAAGCCAATGGGGAAGGTGACAGAGTCGGAGGAGGTGGCGAGGAGGCTGGGCACCGAAAATAAGCCTTCAGGGGAAGCCTCTGATTCTGGAGACGTGAAATTTGATTCTTCGAGCAATGTGAACTCTGGGTCTGGTGTGGTGGATAAGCTTAGAGGGGCAGTTAGTTCATGGCTTGGGAAAGGAGGAGACTCACAGACACGCCCACAGCCCATTG CAGGCAATGAAGGTTTTTCCACTTCTGGCAATGGGGGAGAAAGGCAAGGAAATGACGTTGCGAAGGATAAAAGAACTTAG
- the LOC100260796 gene encoding low-temperature-induced 65 kDa protein isoform X7 translates to MDYPQTGHPHGHHYEEDPHSVGLHSATEGEDHHEKKSVLKKVKDKAKKIKDTITKHGHGQHHDEHGQEFDEEDDEDEEMAEEQGGQRQSGPTLERTTAMKEDPLVPKDATTTPFPSQTPGKEDTSRQYGDNLGRPTAMEDHPYAPDNTPQTFSVEPYSTTRLDEHPKEGNPEKSRVNLGASMGLEENPHAPKDRPEAVDPPNYQTKVADPTGDGGEEVVIAPIISSFDKISVQDKPEQPFATRTGSHDQFSPEPLPAETKTTEDPQDTNNAEKPSNEKTYTEKISTAAISAKNTVASKLGYGGTDKGEETHEGGDQTAKKTSSVTEYGKKIANTLTETLSPVYGKVAEAGSAVKSKVQGTGSEREGPKEHDKGSEPEGCRAPDNVVSMKAYLAEKLKPSDEDRALSEVISDALQKRKQEPELETKSKPMGKVTESEEVARRLGTENKPSGEASDSGDVKFDSSSNVNSGSGVVDKLRGAVSSWLGKGGDSQTRPQPIGNEGFSTSGNGGERQGNDVAKDKRT, encoded by the exons ATGGATTATCCCCAAACAGGACATCCTCATGGCCATCATTACGAGGAAGACCCCCACAGCGTTGGGCTACATTCTG CGACGGAAGGTGAGGATCACCATGAGAAGAAGTCGGTTCTGAAGAAGGTGAAGGACAAGGCCAAGAAGATAAAGGACACCATTACAAAGCATGGCCATGGCCAGCATCACGATGAACATGGTCAGGAGTTTGATGAAGAGGATGATGAGGATGAAGAAATGGCGGAAGAACAGGGTGGACAGA GGCAAAGTGGGCCAACTTTGGAAAGAACAACAGCCATGAAAGAGGACCCTCTTGTTCCAAAAGACGCGACAACTACTCCATTTCCAAGCCAGACTCCTGGGAAAGAGGACACTTCAAGGCAGTATGGGGACAATCTGGGAAGGCCAACGGCAATGGAGGATCACCCTTATGCCCCGGATAACACACCCCAAACCTTTTCTGTTGAGCCATATTCAACTACAAGGCTTGATGAGCATCCGAAAGAGGGAAACCCGGAGAAATCTAGAGTCAATTTAGGAGCATCAATGGGTTTAGAGGAGAATCCTCACGCGCCGAAGGATAGGCCAGAAGCAGTTGATCCTCCCAACTATCAGACCAAGGTCGCTGATCCAACTGGTGATG GTGGTGAAGAAGTGGTAATCGCTCCCATTATTAGTTCTTTTGACAAAATAAGTGTACAGGATAAGCCAGAACAACCGTTTGCTACTAGGACAGGAAGCCATGACCAGTTCTCTCCAGAGCCACTTCCCGCCGAGACCAAAACCACAGAAGATCCCCAGGATACCAACAATGCTGAGAAGCCATCCAACGAGAAAACATACACCGAAAAGATCTCAACTGCAGCAATATCTGCAAAGAACACTGTAGCTTCAAAGCTTGGATATGGAGGGACCGACAAAGGAGAGGAAACGCATGAAGGAGGCGACCAAACTGCTAAAAAAACTTCCTCCGTAACTGAATATGGTAAGAAAATTGCAAACACATTGACTGAAACGCTTTCGCCTGTGTATGGGAAGGTGGCAGAAGCAGGAAGTGCAGTGAAGTCCAAGGTGCAAGGCACTGGTTCGGAAAGAGAAGGGCCTAAAGAGCATGACAAGGGTTCTGAACCGGAGGGCTGCAGAGCACCAGATAATGTAGTCTCAATGAAGGCCTATTTGGCTGAGAAGTTGAAGCCCAGCGATGAAGACAGGGCCCTTTCTGAGGTTATTTCGGATGCGTTGCAGAAGAGGAAGCAAGAGCCTGAGCTTGAGACTAAGTCTAAGCCAATGGGGAAGGTGACAGAGTCGGAGGAGGTGGCGAGGAGGCTGGGCACCGAAAATAAGCCTTCAGGGGAAGCCTCTGATTCTGGAGACGTGAAATTTGATTCTTCGAGCAATGTGAACTCTGGGTCTGGTGTGGTGGATAAGCTTAGAGGGGCAGTTAGTTCATGGCTTGGGAAAGGAGGAGACTCACAGACACGCCCACAGCCCATTG GCAATGAAGGTTTTTCCACTTCTGGCAATGGGGGAGAAAGGCAAGGAAATGACGTTGCGAAGGATAAAAGAACTTAG
- the LOC100260796 gene encoding low-temperature-induced 65 kDa protein isoform X3, whose translation MDYPQTGHPHGHHYEEDPHSVGLHSATEGEDHHEKKSVLKKVKDKAKKIKDTITKHGHGQHHDEHGQEFDEEDDEDEEMAEEQGGQKYESTVIKSRTIPMEELYAGQSGPTLERTTAMKEDPLVPKDATTTPFPSQTPGKEDTSRQYGDNLGRPTAMEDHPYAPDNTPQTFSVEPYSTTRLDEHPKEGNPEKSRVNLGASMGLEENPHAPKDRPEAVDPPNYQTKVADPTGDGGEEVVIAPIISSFDKISVQDKPEQPFATRTGSHDQFSPEPLPAETKTTEDPQDTNNAEKPSNEKTYTEKISTAAISAKNTVASKLGYGGTDKGEETHEGGDQTAKKTSSVTEYGKKIANTLTETLSPVYGKVAEAGSAVKSKVQGTGSEREGPKEHDKGSEPEGCRAPDNVVSMKAYLAEKLKPSDEDRALSEVISDALQKRKQEPELETKSKPMGKVTESEEVARRLGTENKPSGEASDSGDVKFDSSSNVNSGSGVVDKLRGAVSSWLGKGGDSQTRPQPIGNEGFSTSGNGGERQGNDVAKDKRT comes from the exons ATGGATTATCCCCAAACAGGACATCCTCATGGCCATCATTACGAGGAAGACCCCCACAGCGTTGGGCTACATTCTG CGACGGAAGGTGAGGATCACCATGAGAAGAAGTCGGTTCTGAAGAAGGTGAAGGACAAGGCCAAGAAGATAAAGGACACCATTACAAAGCATGGCCATGGCCAGCATCACGATGAACATGGTCAGGAGTTTGATGAAGAGGATGATGAGGATGAAGAAATGGCGGAAGAACAGGGTGGACAGA AATATGAGTCAACTGTTATTAAAAGCAGAACCATCCCAATGGAAGAATTGTATGCAGGGCAAAGTGGGCCAACTTTGGAAAGAACAACAGCCATGAAAGAGGACCCTCTTGTTCCAAAAGACGCGACAACTACTCCATTTCCAAGCCAGACTCCTGGGAAAGAGGACACTTCAAGGCAGTATGGGGACAATCTGGGAAGGCCAACGGCAATGGAGGATCACCCTTATGCCCCGGATAACACACCCCAAACCTTTTCTGTTGAGCCATATTCAACTACAAGGCTTGATGAGCATCCGAAAGAGGGAAACCCGGAGAAATCTAGAGTCAATTTAGGAGCATCAATGGGTTTAGAGGAGAATCCTCACGCGCCGAAGGATAGGCCAGAAGCAGTTGATCCTCCCAACTATCAGACCAAGGTCGCTGATCCAACTGGTGATG GTGGTGAAGAAGTGGTAATCGCTCCCATTATTAGTTCTTTTGACAAAATAAGTGTACAGGATAAGCCAGAACAACCGTTTGCTACTAGGACAGGAAGCCATGACCAGTTCTCTCCAGAGCCACTTCCCGCCGAGACCAAAACCACAGAAGATCCCCAGGATACCAACAATGCTGAGAAGCCATCCAACGAGAAAACATACACCGAAAAGATCTCAACTGCAGCAATATCTGCAAAGAACACTGTAGCTTCAAAGCTTGGATATGGAGGGACCGACAAAGGAGAGGAAACGCATGAAGGAGGCGACCAAACTGCTAAAAAAACTTCCTCCGTAACTGAATATGGTAAGAAAATTGCAAACACATTGACTGAAACGCTTTCGCCTGTGTATGGGAAGGTGGCAGAAGCAGGAAGTGCAGTGAAGTCCAAGGTGCAAGGCACTGGTTCGGAAAGAGAAGGGCCTAAAGAGCATGACAAGGGTTCTGAACCGGAGGGCTGCAGAGCACCAGATAATGTAGTCTCAATGAAGGCCTATTTGGCTGAGAAGTTGAAGCCCAGCGATGAAGACAGGGCCCTTTCTGAGGTTATTTCGGATGCGTTGCAGAAGAGGAAGCAAGAGCCTGAGCTTGAGACTAAGTCTAAGCCAATGGGGAAGGTGACAGAGTCGGAGGAGGTGGCGAGGAGGCTGGGCACCGAAAATAAGCCTTCAGGGGAAGCCTCTGATTCTGGAGACGTGAAATTTGATTCTTCGAGCAATGTGAACTCTGGGTCTGGTGTGGTGGATAAGCTTAGAGGGGCAGTTAGTTCATGGCTTGGGAAAGGAGGAGACTCACAGACACGCCCACAGCCCATTG GCAATGAAGGTTTTTCCACTTCTGGCAATGGGGGAGAAAGGCAAGGAAATGACGTTGCGAAGGATAAAAGAACTTAG
- the LOC100260796 gene encoding low-temperature-induced 65 kDa protein isoform X6: protein MDYPQTGHPHGHHYEEDPHSVGLHSATEGEDHHEKKSVLKKVKDKAKKIKDTITKHGHGQHHDEHGQEFDEEDDEDEEMAEEQGGQRQSGPTLERTTAMKEDPLVPKDATTTPFPSQTPGKEDTSRQYGDNLGRPTAMEDHPYAPDNTPQTFSVEPYSTTRLDEHPKEGNPEKSRVNLGASMGLEENPHAPKDRPEAVDPPNYQTKVADPTGDGGEEVVIAPIISSFDKISVQDKPEQPFATRTGSHDQFSPEPLPAETKTTEDPQDTNNAEKPSNEKTYTEKISTAAISAKNTVASKLGYGGTDKGEETHEGGDQTAKKTSSVTEYGKKIANTLTETLSPVYGKVAEAGSAVKSKVQGTGSEREGPKEHDKGSEPEGCRAPDNVVSMKAYLAEKLKPSDEDRALSEVISDALQKRKQEPELETKSKPMGKVTESEEVARRLGTENKPSGEASDSGDVKFDSSSNVNSGSGVVDKLRGAVSSWLGKGGDSQTRPQPIAGNEGFSTSGNGGERQGNDVAKDKRT from the exons ATGGATTATCCCCAAACAGGACATCCTCATGGCCATCATTACGAGGAAGACCCCCACAGCGTTGGGCTACATTCTG CGACGGAAGGTGAGGATCACCATGAGAAGAAGTCGGTTCTGAAGAAGGTGAAGGACAAGGCCAAGAAGATAAAGGACACCATTACAAAGCATGGCCATGGCCAGCATCACGATGAACATGGTCAGGAGTTTGATGAAGAGGATGATGAGGATGAAGAAATGGCGGAAGAACAGGGTGGACAGA GGCAAAGTGGGCCAACTTTGGAAAGAACAACAGCCATGAAAGAGGACCCTCTTGTTCCAAAAGACGCGACAACTACTCCATTTCCAAGCCAGACTCCTGGGAAAGAGGACACTTCAAGGCAGTATGGGGACAATCTGGGAAGGCCAACGGCAATGGAGGATCACCCTTATGCCCCGGATAACACACCCCAAACCTTTTCTGTTGAGCCATATTCAACTACAAGGCTTGATGAGCATCCGAAAGAGGGAAACCCGGAGAAATCTAGAGTCAATTTAGGAGCATCAATGGGTTTAGAGGAGAATCCTCACGCGCCGAAGGATAGGCCAGAAGCAGTTGATCCTCCCAACTATCAGACCAAGGTCGCTGATCCAACTGGTGATG GTGGTGAAGAAGTGGTAATCGCTCCCATTATTAGTTCTTTTGACAAAATAAGTGTACAGGATAAGCCAGAACAACCGTTTGCTACTAGGACAGGAAGCCATGACCAGTTCTCTCCAGAGCCACTTCCCGCCGAGACCAAAACCACAGAAGATCCCCAGGATACCAACAATGCTGAGAAGCCATCCAACGAGAAAACATACACCGAAAAGATCTCAACTGCAGCAATATCTGCAAAGAACACTGTAGCTTCAAAGCTTGGATATGGAGGGACCGACAAAGGAGAGGAAACGCATGAAGGAGGCGACCAAACTGCTAAAAAAACTTCCTCCGTAACTGAATATGGTAAGAAAATTGCAAACACATTGACTGAAACGCTTTCGCCTGTGTATGGGAAGGTGGCAGAAGCAGGAAGTGCAGTGAAGTCCAAGGTGCAAGGCACTGGTTCGGAAAGAGAAGGGCCTAAAGAGCATGACAAGGGTTCTGAACCGGAGGGCTGCAGAGCACCAGATAATGTAGTCTCAATGAAGGCCTATTTGGCTGAGAAGTTGAAGCCCAGCGATGAAGACAGGGCCCTTTCTGAGGTTATTTCGGATGCGTTGCAGAAGAGGAAGCAAGAGCCTGAGCTTGAGACTAAGTCTAAGCCAATGGGGAAGGTGACAGAGTCGGAGGAGGTGGCGAGGAGGCTGGGCACCGAAAATAAGCCTTCAGGGGAAGCCTCTGATTCTGGAGACGTGAAATTTGATTCTTCGAGCAATGTGAACTCTGGGTCTGGTGTGGTGGATAAGCTTAGAGGGGCAGTTAGTTCATGGCTTGGGAAAGGAGGAGACTCACAGACACGCCCACAGCCCATTG CAGGCAATGAAGGTTTTTCCACTTCTGGCAATGGGGGAGAAAGGCAAGGAAATGACGTTGCGAAGGATAAAAGAACTTAG
- the LOC100260796 gene encoding low-temperature-induced 65 kDa protein isoform X2 — MDYPQTGHPHGHHYEEDPHSVGLHSATEGEDHHEKKSVLKKVKDKAKKIKDTITKHGHGQHHDEHGQEFDEEDDEDEEMAEEQGGQKYESTVIKSRTIPMEELYAGQSGPTLERTTAMKEDPLVPKDATTTPFPSQTPGKEDTSRQYGDNLGRPTAMEDHPYAPDNTPQTFSVEPYSTTRLDEHPKEGNPEKSRVNLGASMGLEENPHAPKDRPEAVDPPNYQTKVADPTGDGGEEVVIAPIISSFDKISVQDKPEQPFATRTGSHDQFSPEPLPAETKTTEDPQDTNNAEKPSNEKTYTEKISTAAISAKNTVASKLGYGGTDKGEETHEGGDQTAKKTSSVTEYGKKIANTLTETLSPVYGKVAEAGSAVKSKVQGTGSEREGPKEHDKGSEPEGCRAPDNVVSMKAYLAEKLKPSDEDRALSEVISDALQKRKQEPELETKSKPMGKVTESEEVARRLGTENKPSGEASDSGDVKFDSSSNVNSGSGVVDKLRGAVSSWLGKGGDSQTRPQPIAGNEGFSTSGNGGERQGNDVAKDKRT, encoded by the exons ATGGATTATCCCCAAACAGGACATCCTCATGGCCATCATTACGAGGAAGACCCCCACAGCGTTGGGCTACATTCTG CGACGGAAGGTGAGGATCACCATGAGAAGAAGTCGGTTCTGAAGAAGGTGAAGGACAAGGCCAAGAAGATAAAGGACACCATTACAAAGCATGGCCATGGCCAGCATCACGATGAACATGGTCAGGAGTTTGATGAAGAGGATGATGAGGATGAAGAAATGGCGGAAGAACAGGGTGGACAGA AATATGAGTCAACTGTTATTAAAAGCAGAACCATCCCAATGGAAGAATTGTATGCAGGGCAAAGTGGGCCAACTTTGGAAAGAACAACAGCCATGAAAGAGGACCCTCTTGTTCCAAAAGACGCGACAACTACTCCATTTCCAAGCCAGACTCCTGGGAAAGAGGACACTTCAAGGCAGTATGGGGACAATCTGGGAAGGCCAACGGCAATGGAGGATCACCCTTATGCCCCGGATAACACACCCCAAACCTTTTCTGTTGAGCCATATTCAACTACAAGGCTTGATGAGCATCCGAAAGAGGGAAACCCGGAGAAATCTAGAGTCAATTTAGGAGCATCAATGGGTTTAGAGGAGAATCCTCACGCGCCGAAGGATAGGCCAGAAGCAGTTGATCCTCCCAACTATCAGACCAAGGTCGCTGATCCAACTGGTGATG GTGGTGAAGAAGTGGTAATCGCTCCCATTATTAGTTCTTTTGACAAAATAAGTGTACAGGATAAGCCAGAACAACCGTTTGCTACTAGGACAGGAAGCCATGACCAGTTCTCTCCAGAGCCACTTCCCGCCGAGACCAAAACCACAGAAGATCCCCAGGATACCAACAATGCTGAGAAGCCATCCAACGAGAAAACATACACCGAAAAGATCTCAACTGCAGCAATATCTGCAAAGAACACTGTAGCTTCAAAGCTTGGATATGGAGGGACCGACAAAGGAGAGGAAACGCATGAAGGAGGCGACCAAACTGCTAAAAAAACTTCCTCCGTAACTGAATATGGTAAGAAAATTGCAAACACATTGACTGAAACGCTTTCGCCTGTGTATGGGAAGGTGGCAGAAGCAGGAAGTGCAGTGAAGTCCAAGGTGCAAGGCACTGGTTCGGAAAGAGAAGGGCCTAAAGAGCATGACAAGGGTTCTGAACCGGAGGGCTGCAGAGCACCAGATAATGTAGTCTCAATGAAGGCCTATTTGGCTGAGAAGTTGAAGCCCAGCGATGAAGACAGGGCCCTTTCTGAGGTTATTTCGGATGCGTTGCAGAAGAGGAAGCAAGAGCCTGAGCTTGAGACTAAGTCTAAGCCAATGGGGAAGGTGACAGAGTCGGAGGAGGTGGCGAGGAGGCTGGGCACCGAAAATAAGCCTTCAGGGGAAGCCTCTGATTCTGGAGACGTGAAATTTGATTCTTCGAGCAATGTGAACTCTGGGTCTGGTGTGGTGGATAAGCTTAGAGGGGCAGTTAGTTCATGGCTTGGGAAAGGAGGAGACTCACAGACACGCCCACAGCCCATTG CAGGCAATGAAGGTTTTTCCACTTCTGGCAATGGGGGAGAAAGGCAAGGAAATGACGTTGCGAAGGATAAAAGAACTTAG
- the LOC100260796 gene encoding low-temperature-induced 65 kDa protein isoform X1 — protein sequence MDYPQTGHPHGHHYEEDPHSVGLHSATEGEDHHEKKSVLKKVKDKAKKIKDTITKHGHGQHHDEHGQEFDEEDDEDEEMAEEQGGQKYESTVIKSRTIPMEELYAGQSGPTLERTTAMKEDPLVPKDATTTPFPSQTPGKEDTSRQYGDNLGRPTAMEDHPYAPDNTPQTFSVEPYSTTRLDEHPKEGNPEKSRVNLGASMGLEENPHAPKDRPEAVDPPNYQTKVADPTGDGGEEVVIAPIISSFDKISVQDKPEQPFATRTGSHDQFSPEPLPAETKTTEDPQDTNNAEKPSNEKTYTEKISTAAISAKNTVASKLGYGGTDKGEETHEGGDQTAKKTSSVTEYGKKIANTLTETLSPVYGKVAEAGSAVKSKVQGTGSEREGPKEHDKGSEPEGCRAPDNVVSMKAYLAEKLKPSDEDRALSEVISDALQKRKQEPELETKSKPMGKVTESEEVARRLGTENKPSGEASDSGDVKFDSSSNVNSGSGVVDKLRGAVSSWLGKGGDSQTRPQPIGNGLCHYLLLFFFNYFFGSFSACRCDFFSLLSLGVLAGNEGFSTSGNGGERQGNDVAKDKRT from the exons ATGGATTATCCCCAAACAGGACATCCTCATGGCCATCATTACGAGGAAGACCCCCACAGCGTTGGGCTACATTCTG CGACGGAAGGTGAGGATCACCATGAGAAGAAGTCGGTTCTGAAGAAGGTGAAGGACAAGGCCAAGAAGATAAAGGACACCATTACAAAGCATGGCCATGGCCAGCATCACGATGAACATGGTCAGGAGTTTGATGAAGAGGATGATGAGGATGAAGAAATGGCGGAAGAACAGGGTGGACAGA AATATGAGTCAACTGTTATTAAAAGCAGAACCATCCCAATGGAAGAATTGTATGCAGGGCAAAGTGGGCCAACTTTGGAAAGAACAACAGCCATGAAAGAGGACCCTCTTGTTCCAAAAGACGCGACAACTACTCCATTTCCAAGCCAGACTCCTGGGAAAGAGGACACTTCAAGGCAGTATGGGGACAATCTGGGAAGGCCAACGGCAATGGAGGATCACCCTTATGCCCCGGATAACACACCCCAAACCTTTTCTGTTGAGCCATATTCAACTACAAGGCTTGATGAGCATCCGAAAGAGGGAAACCCGGAGAAATCTAGAGTCAATTTAGGAGCATCAATGGGTTTAGAGGAGAATCCTCACGCGCCGAAGGATAGGCCAGAAGCAGTTGATCCTCCCAACTATCAGACCAAGGTCGCTGATCCAACTGGTGATG GTGGTGAAGAAGTGGTAATCGCTCCCATTATTAGTTCTTTTGACAAAATAAGTGTACAGGATAAGCCAGAACAACCGTTTGCTACTAGGACAGGAAGCCATGACCAGTTCTCTCCAGAGCCACTTCCCGCCGAGACCAAAACCACAGAAGATCCCCAGGATACCAACAATGCTGAGAAGCCATCCAACGAGAAAACATACACCGAAAAGATCTCAACTGCAGCAATATCTGCAAAGAACACTGTAGCTTCAAAGCTTGGATATGGAGGGACCGACAAAGGAGAGGAAACGCATGAAGGAGGCGACCAAACTGCTAAAAAAACTTCCTCCGTAACTGAATATGGTAAGAAAATTGCAAACACATTGACTGAAACGCTTTCGCCTGTGTATGGGAAGGTGGCAGAAGCAGGAAGTGCAGTGAAGTCCAAGGTGCAAGGCACTGGTTCGGAAAGAGAAGGGCCTAAAGAGCATGACAAGGGTTCTGAACCGGAGGGCTGCAGAGCACCAGATAATGTAGTCTCAATGAAGGCCTATTTGGCTGAGAAGTTGAAGCCCAGCGATGAAGACAGGGCCCTTTCTGAGGTTATTTCGGATGCGTTGCAGAAGAGGAAGCAAGAGCCTGAGCTTGAGACTAAGTCTAAGCCAATGGGGAAGGTGACAGAGTCGGAGGAGGTGGCGAGGAGGCTGGGCACCGAAAATAAGCCTTCAGGGGAAGCCTCTGATTCTGGAGACGTGAAATTTGATTCTTCGAGCAATGTGAACTCTGGGTCTGGTGTGGTGGATAAGCTTAGAGGGGCAGTTAGTTCATGGCTTGGGAAAGGAGGAGACTCACAGACACGCCCACAGCCCATTGGTAATGGATTATGCCACTAtttactcctttttttttttaattatttttttgggagTTTTTCAGCTTGCAGATGTgactttttttcccttctttcttTGGGAGTTTTAGCAGGCAATGAAGGTTTTTCCACTTCTGGCAATGGGGGAGAAAGGCAAGGAAATGACGTTGCGAAGGATAAAAGAACTTAG